The Streptomyces sp. NBC_00306 sequence GTACGACGTGGCAGTGATCGGCGCGGGCCCGTACGGCCTGTCGGTGGCGGCCCATGCCGCCGCGGCCGGGATGAGTACGAAGGTCTTCGGCCGGACCATGGCCTCCTGGCGCGACCACATGCCGGAGGGCATGTACCTGAAGTCAGAGCCGTGGTCGTCCAACCTCTCGGATCCGGGCGGCGACCGTACGCTCGAGCGCTTCGGTGCGGAACAGGGCTTCGCCACCCGGCACGGAGAGCCGCTTCCCATCGGGGCGTTCACCGACTACGGGCTCTGGTTCGCCGAGCACGCGGTCCCGGGCGTCGACGAGCGGACCGTCACGTCGGTGGCGCCGGCCGGGGACGGATTCCACCTCGCGACGGCCGACGGAGAGCGGGTGCACGCCCGTACCGTCGTCCTGGCCGTCGGGGTCATGCCCTTCGTCAACATCCCCGGGGCGCTGGCCGCTCTGCCGCCGCAGTACGTCTCGCACAGCAGCGGTCATCGGGACCTGGACCGCTTCCGCGGCCGGGACGTCGTGGTCGTCGGGGCGGGCCAGGCGGCGCTGGAGACGGCGACCCTGCTCGCCGAGCGCGGTGCTCGGCCGCGCCTGGTGGCCCGCGCGCACCGGATCAACTGGAACACCGTGCCCGAGCCGCTGGAGCGCGGCCCGCTGCGGTCGCTCCGCAGCCCGCACAGCGGCCTCGGAACCGGCTGGACGAGCTGGGTCTGGTCACAGACGCCGTGGGCCGTACGGAAGTTGCCCGCATCCACGCGCGAGCGCATCGCGAGCACCGCGCTCGGCCCGGCCGGTGCCTGGTGGCTGCGGGAGCGCTACGAACAGCAGGTGCCAGCCCTGCTGGGACACCACCTGCACGGCGCCGGGGTCCAGGACGGCCGGGTACGGCTGGTCCTCGGCGCACCCGGCGGGGGTACGAGTGCCCTGGACGCCGACCATGTCGTCGCGGCGACCGGCTTCACCCCCGACCTCGACCGGCTGGGACTGCTCGACGCCTCCCTGCGGCGGGCGGTCGCCACCGTCGGCAGCAGCCGGGCACCGGAGTTGCGTGCGGGGTTCGAGTCCTCGTGCCCGGGCCTGTTCTTCGCCGGGCTGCTGGCGGCGCCGTCCTTCGGTCCGTCGATGCGCTTCGTCCACGGCGCGACCTTCACCGCGCACCGGCTCGTCGCCGGGGTGCGCCGACGGCTGCGCGACAGGACTCCGGCCCATGTGCCACAGCCTGCCGCGCCGGTCGCCGCGGGGTCGGTGCCGGCGGTCAGGCCGGGTGGCGGTCGTCGTGGAGCCAGCCCCTGCGGGGCGGCGGAGGACCGTTGAAGGGGTCGGGGGGATTGGCGGCTGGTGTCGGGAAGTGGGAGAGGCGGTTCCACTCCAGGTCGGGCCTGCCGGGAAGGGCACGGCCTGCGGCTGCCCACTCCTTCGACAGCTGGTCGTAGATGGGGTTGCTGCCGGTGGGCGGGCCCGCCGGGCGGGGACTCGGATCCGGCGTGGAGAGCGTCTGGACGCGCTGCCATCGGGCAGGCGCAGTTGTCCTTGCCATAAGTCGGCAAACGCCTGCCCGCAGCCGAAGTCACTGCCGGGGGGTGAACACGGGGTACGGCAGGAACGGTTTTTCGAGCCCGGGTGGTGCGCCGGGCATGTGCGCCCCCCTCGCGCGCCCTCGAACCACCGTGGGAGACACGGACGGCGACACGCCTCCGGATGGCGGCTTTCCGGCGGAAAGGCCGTGATGATGCGGAAAACGGCTCGCACCAAAGGGGTCCGATGCGTCAGGTAGTTTCCGCGCTGCTCCTCTCGGCGCTCGTGATGGGCGCCACCGCCTGTCAGAGCGCCTCCGACGGCGACCGGACACCGCCGTCGGGCGCCGCCCACAAGACGGCGCCGCCCGACGCCAAGGCGTCCGGGACAGGACGGACGGGCGCCCGCGGCCCGGCCGCCCGGGGTCCGGCCCTCATCGGTGACACGGTCGATCTCGGCGGCCGGGCGTTCGGCGAGCACCTGCGGGTGTCCGCCCTCGGATACGTCGACCCCGCCCGTAGCGTCCGCACCGCGCAGCGGCCCGCGGCCGGCAAGCGGTGGATCGGTGTCGACCTCTCCGCGGTCAATGTCGGCGGGACGTCCTACGACGCGCGCATCACGAAGGCATGGGTCACCGACGAAAAGGGCCGCCGCCATCCGGCGATCAAGACGGGCGAGATCACCACGGGATTCCCGGCGGCATGGAACACCCTTGCGGCCGGTGAACATGCCGAGGGCTGGCTGGTATTCGAAGTCCCGGAAAACGCCCGGATCACGCGGTTCCACAGCACCGTCGGGGATTCGCCCGTCACCTGGCAGCTTCAGCCTCCCCCATCCAGGTGAATGCGTGGAGGGACGGGGCCCGGCAGGGCACTAGGGTGCCGAGCCATGACCACTGCGAACACCGCGAAAAACCCTGCTCAGCGCCGCGAGTTGGGAACGCTCTCCGTTCTCGCCTGGACCGGCGACCCCGAAGCCGGCCACGACATGCCGTATCTGCTGGCCTATTCGCTGGGCGACGGTGCGGAGGGCCCCGAGGCCGGTGAAAAGGCCGCCCTGGAAATGATCGGCGAATTGGGGCTGAAGACCGGTGGCGGTATGACCGACGCGACCCAGGCCTCCGTCAACTCCCCGATCCGGCTGCTCGTCGAGGGCGGCCAGGCCGTCCTCACCCTGCCGGGGCTGAACGCCCAGTGCACCGTCCCGAAGGAGTGGCTCGCCGCCGCCGAGGGGCGGGGCCATGTCCACTTCATGATCGCGAGCCGGCCGTGGGCCGAGGCGGCCCCGGGCCGGCCCGTCACCGAGGAGATGATGCAGGCCTTCCTCGGCGACGAGCAGACGCTCCTGACCGCGGCCCATGTCCTGCTGCCGGTGGGCCAGTTGCGGGCCTGATCCGCTCAGCGCGGCTCGAAGGCGAACGGCAGGGCGCGGACCCGGTTGTCGAAGCTGGAATCGACCAGCTCGGCCGCGCCCACGGCCCGCAGGTCGCGAGGCCGGGTGAACAGCTCGTGGAAGAGCGCCTTCATCTCCTGCCGCGCCAGGTGGGCCCCCAGGCAGTAGTGCGGCCCGCCGCCGCCGTACCCCAGATGGGGGTTGGGGTCGCGGGTGATGTCGAAGACGTCGGGATTCTCGAAGACCGCCTCGTCGCGGTTGGCCGACGCGTAGAAGAGCACCACTTTCTCGCCGGGGTGGAAAGCACGGCCACCGAGCTCGCACGGGGCGGCGACGGTACGGCGGAATTGGATGATCGGCGTCGAATGGCGCACGATCTCGTCCACCGCGCCGTCGGCACGGCGGTCGAAATCGGCCATCAACAGGGCGCGCTGATCGGGATGTCCGGACAGCAGCGCCAGTCCGTGGGCGATGGCGTTGCGCGTGGTTTCCACCCCGGCGACGAGCAACAGGGAAAAGAAGGCGCCCAGTTGGCGTGAGGTGAGGGACTGGCCGTCGATATCGGCGGTCACCAGTGCCGAAATGAGGTCACCGGTCGGGCGGCTGCGCCGCTCCCGGGCCAGTTTCGCCATCACCAGCTGCATATGGGCCAGCGCACGCAGTCCGCGCCCGGGCATGCGCAGTCCGCGTTTCACCCCGACGTTCTCCGACGCCTGGTCGATCCGTTCGGCGATCTCCCTGCGGTACCGCTCGGGGATGCCCATCAGATTGCAGATGATCTCGAACGGCATACGGGAGGCGACGGACGCCACGAAGTCGCGCGGGCGTTCGGCGATCATCTCGTCCACGATGCGCCGGGCGACCTCGCGCACATCGTCCTCCGCGTCGGCGAGCAGCTTCGGGGTGAAGGCCCGCGAGACGATTCTGCGCATCCGGGCGTGCTCGGGACCGTCCATGTTGACCATCGAGTTGCCGAAGACCGCCTTGGCCCAGGCGGCAGGCTCCGGTGTGGTGACCCCGGGCGCACTGGCGAACTCCTTCGGCCGGCGGCTCGCCTCCATCACATCGGCGTGGCGGACCAGCGCGTGGAAGCCGGGCGCCGTGCCGAAGTGCGCGGGCGCGGGGAGTCCGCGCAGCAGCGCGAACGACTCCAGGCGGACGGAGCGCGGCAGCCGCCAGAACGACGGATCGGCGAGATCGACGTCCTCCACGCGCAGCGGGGGCGGTGCGGACGACTGCTTCGGGACCTTCATGACCACTACCTCCTGGGGCTCGGGCGGCCATGCTGGCCCACGCACGGGGGCCGGACGACCGCCTGGAACCCGAGAGTGGACGAATTCCCACGGACGCGTGACGCCGCGCGTCAAGGGACGCGTTGCTGCGGACAGGGGAACTTTGCACTGGTTCAGCCATCCGGCTCGTTGGAGCAGGGCGACACAGAGTCTGTTGAGCCAGAGGGGACGTACGTAGCAATGAAGTTGACCACCCGAGGGTCTCTTGCGGCAGTCATCGCGTGCATGGCGTCGGCGGTGGCGGCCGCGCCCGCCGTGGCCGGTACGTCGGTGCCGGTCACGCTGCCGCTGGAGAGCCTGGAGACGGTTGTCCCGCTGGAGGCCCCCGCGCTGAGCACCGGCGTCCCGGTGCTGGTGCCCGGTGCGCCCGAGGCACCGCGTCATGTCACGGGGCGGCTGCTGCCGGAAGGCACGGTGCCGCAGGTGCCGTTCTCCGGCGAGGTGCCGAAGACCCTGCTCGAACTGCCGGTGGAGAACGTGCTGGGCGAGGGCAACCTCGGAGTCGCGACCGCCGGTTCCGAGGCCTCCGACCTGGAGCTGAGCAGCCCGGGAGCGTCCGTCGGCGCGCCGCTGTCGGCGCCGCGCCCCGACCACTTCGGGCAGCCCGAGCCGGTGCTGCCCGAGCTCGCGGTGCTCACGCCCTCGGTGGTGGGTGACCCCGTCGCCCATCTGCTGCTGAGCTGACGCACCGTGCCCGGGTGGCCGGCGGCGCCCTGTACGGCAGTGAAGTGACAGTCGTACATCCGGCCACCCGGACGAGGAACCCTTTCGCGGCCGCCTCGTTGACAACACCGAAGCACGGCCACGTCGAAAGAGCGGACCCATGCGCATCCTCACCCGTCGCGTCGCACTGCGCGCGTTGTTCACGATCGGCGTGGTCGCGGGCACGGCCGGGGTACTCGCGCCGGTCGTCTCCCGCAGGCCCGGCACCGGCTCACCGGGCACCGACGCCGCCTCGGGCTCCGAGCTGGAGCGGTTCACGGAGATGTACCGGGGCCGCCGTATCGAGGGCGCCGCGACCTATATGGTCCCCGCCGGTTCCGGCGGTGAGGTCTCCGCGGCGGCCAAGGGACTGCCGAGTGTCGAAGTCCGCATCGACGGACGTCCGTTGCACGTCATGCGGCGCGCCGACGGCAGCTATCTGAGCCTCGTCAACCACTACGAGTCGTTCCCGACGCTGCGTGACGTGGCCCGCGCCGCGGTCGACGAACTGGGCGCCGAACAGCTGGCGCTGTCCCCGGCGCACTCCCCGCTTTCCTCGTCCAGCACCTGAACCGGGAGGGGCCCACCGGTGCACACCCGCAAGAACCAGCGGAACCTCAGCCGCAGCGAGAAGCGGCGGCTGGTCGACGCGCTGCTCGCGCTCAAGCG is a genomic window containing:
- a CDS encoding cytochrome P450 gives rise to the protein MKVPKQSSAPPPLRVEDVDLADPSFWRLPRSVRLESFALLRGLPAPAHFGTAPGFHALVRHADVMEASRRPKEFASAPGVTTPEPAAWAKAVFGNSMVNMDGPEHARMRRIVSRAFTPKLLADAEDDVREVARRIVDEMIAERPRDFVASVASRMPFEIICNLMGIPERYRREIAERIDQASENVGVKRGLRMPGRGLRALAHMQLVMAKLARERRSRPTGDLISALVTADIDGQSLTSRQLGAFFSLLLVAGVETTRNAIAHGLALLSGHPDQRALLMADFDRRADGAVDEIVRHSTPIIQFRRTVAAPCELGGRAFHPGEKVVLFYASANRDEAVFENPDVFDITRDPNPHLGYGGGGPHYCLGAHLARQEMKALFHELFTRPRDLRAVGAAELVDSSFDNRVRALPFAFEPR
- a CDS encoding FAD-dependent oxidoreductase, whose protein sequence is MYDVAVIGAGPYGLSVAAHAAAAGMSTKVFGRTMASWRDHMPEGMYLKSEPWSSNLSDPGGDRTLERFGAEQGFATRHGEPLPIGAFTDYGLWFAEHAVPGVDERTVTSVAPAGDGFHLATADGERVHARTVVLAVGVMPFVNIPGALAALPPQYVSHSSGHRDLDRFRGRDVVVVGAGQAALETATLLAERGARPRLVARAHRINWNTVPEPLERGPLRSLRSPHSGLGTGWTSWVWSQTPWAVRKLPASTRERIASTALGPAGAWWLRERYEQQVPALLGHHLHGAGVQDGRVRLVLGAPGGGTSALDADHVVAATGFTPDLDRLGLLDASLRRAVATVGSSRAPELRAGFESSCPGLFFAGLLAAPSFGPSMRFVHGATFTAHRLVAGVRRRLRDRTPAHVPQPAAPVAAGSVPAVRPGGGRRGASPCGAAEDR
- a CDS encoding tyrosinase family oxidase copper chaperone, encoding MRILTRRVALRALFTIGVVAGTAGVLAPVVSRRPGTGSPGTDAASGSELERFTEMYRGRRIEGAATYMVPAGSGGEVSAAAKGLPSVEVRIDGRPLHVMRRADGSYLSLVNHYESFPTLRDVARAAVDELGAEQLALSPAHSPLSSSST
- a CDS encoding DUF4352 domain-containing protein — encoded protein: MRQVVSALLLSALVMGATACQSASDGDRTPPSGAAHKTAPPDAKASGTGRTGARGPAARGPALIGDTVDLGGRAFGEHLRVSALGYVDPARSVRTAQRPAAGKRWIGVDLSAVNVGGTSYDARITKAWVTDEKGRRHPAIKTGEITTGFPAAWNTLAAGEHAEGWLVFEVPENARITRFHSTVGDSPVTWQLQPPPSR
- a CDS encoding DUF5949 family protein; this encodes MTTANTAKNPAQRRELGTLSVLAWTGDPEAGHDMPYLLAYSLGDGAEGPEAGEKAALEMIGELGLKTGGGMTDATQASVNSPIRLLVEGGQAVLTLPGLNAQCTVPKEWLAAAEGRGHVHFMIASRPWAEAAPGRPVTEEMMQAFLGDEQTLLTAAHVLLPVGQLRA